A genomic stretch from Neomonachus schauinslandi chromosome 16, ASM220157v2, whole genome shotgun sequence includes:
- the LOC110590128 gene encoding protein FAM187B-like has translation MLTTLWLLLSLAVPLLGSHASFSCPNEKQCQKALLSDNDIFLPCNSSGAQWYFFFLQDKTSWSDKVSSVSNIEIIPEVGILIRNPLPSQTGFYHCRDKNGVQVVQYEIDFQDVSTLHITHKGLGQKPLPNETLSLGGKELIFTQWDPWQDCNRCGEPGERKRLGYCYIEEPLQEPMPCWLYLGHLKLWSSRLQPEMQVEACQVPCKISTLDYVTFDNFEINEDSGSVWLTCPVGSIYRPILWEINDIPLTWQSQLSNQDLSTILEPTNGGRQLRVFEPAIYKCFVKQELVAYFNPKPFPDVPEILREREAGPQQESREAWKGKARSVLKGLKLMLLVGIVLGLLAQLLKLFHPSQDKRSDRVLLVK, from the exons ATGCTTACCACCCTGTGGCTGTTGCTCAGCCTCGCCGTCCCCTTGCTGGGGTCCCACGCTTCCTTCAGCTGTCCCAACGAGAAGCAATGCCAAAAAGCCCTCCTCTCGGACAATGACATCTTTTTGCCCTGCAACTCTTCTGGGGCACAGTGGTACTTCTTCTTCCTGCAAGACAAGACCAGCTGGTCCGACAAAGTCTCCAGTGTTTCCAACATCGAAATAATACCTGAAGTCGGCATTCTCATCCGAAACCCGTTGCCCTCCCAGACGGGCTTCTACCATTGCCGGGACAAGAATGGCGTCCAAGTGGTGCAGTACGAGATTGATTTCCAGGATGTCAGCACCCTGCATATTACCCACAAAGGCCTGGGCCAAAAGCCCCTGCCGAACGAGACCCTGAGTCTGGGTGGTAAGGAGCTCATCTTCACCCAGTGGGATCCCTGGCAGGATTGTAACCGCTGTGGGGAGCCGGGGGAGCGGAAGCGCCTGGGCTACTGCTACATCGAGGAGCCCCTGCAGGAGCCCATGCCCTGCTGGCTCTACCTGGGACATCTGAAGCTGTGGTCTAGCCGCTTGCAGCCCGAGATGCAGGTGGAGGCCTGCCAGGTCCCGTGTAAAATATCCACATTGGATTACGTCACCTTTGACAACTTTGAGATCAATGAGGATTCAGGATCTGTGTGGCTCACCTGCCCCGTGGGCTCTATCTACAG GCCCATCCTCTGGGAAATCAACGACATCCCCCTGACCTGGCAGAGCCAGCTCTCCAACCAGGACTTAAGCACCATTCTGGAACCCACCAACGGTGGCAGGCAGCTTCGGGTCTTCGAGCCAGCCATTTACAAGTGCTTCGTGAAGCAGGAACTCGTGGCTTACTTCAACCCCAAGCCCTTTCCGGATGTGCCGGAGATCCTCAGGGAAAGGGAAGCCGGACCACAACAGGAGTCAAGGGAGGCCTGGAAGGGGAAGGCCAGGTCCGTCCTCAAGGGGCTCAAGCTGATGCTGCTGGTGGGCATCGTCCTGGGCCTGCTCGCACAGCTGCTCAAGCTCTTCCATCCTTCCCAGGACAAAAGAAGCGACCGGGTGCTGCTGGTGAAATAA